The following coding sequences are from one Camarhynchus parvulus chromosome 1, STF_HiC, whole genome shotgun sequence window:
- the OMP gene encoding olfactory marker protein translates to MAAGAGMLELPFTCDEQLTRRMRLRFQSLQQRNMRGQDGERLLRPNEHIYRVDFIQQHQLCFLHWNVQLERPGKVTVTGTSQLWTPDLTHLMNRQLLEPVGIFWKKPGAEEVECNEADAQEFGERIAELAQIRKVMYFLLTFTGGLEPAQLKGSIVFKA, encoded by the coding sequence atggcagctggggcagggatgctTGAGCTGCCCTTCACCTGCGACGAGCAGCTCACGCGGCGCATGCGGCTGCGGttccagagcctgcagcaaaGAAACATGAGGGGCCAGGATGGGGAGAGGCTGCTGCGCCCCAATGAGCACATCTACCGAGTGGATttcatccagcagcaccagctgtgctTCCTCCACTGGAACGTGCAGCTGGAGAGACCTGGCAAGGTCACGGTGACGGGCACCTCCCAGCTCTGGACTCCTGACCTCACCCACCTGATGAAccggcagctgctggagccggTGGGCATCTTCTGGAAGAAGCCAGGGGCCGAAGAGGTGGAGTGCAATGAGGCAGATGCCCAGGAGTTTGGGGAGAGGATAGCAGAACTAGCCCAGATCCGCAAGGTGATGTATTTTCTCCTCACTTTCACTGGAGGCCTCGAACCAGCTCAGCTGAAAGGCTCTATTGTTTTTAAAGCCTGA